Below is a genomic region from Dioscorea cayenensis subsp. rotundata cultivar TDr96_F1 chromosome 14, TDr96_F1_v2_PseudoChromosome.rev07_lg8_w22 25.fasta, whole genome shotgun sequence.
ATTAAATCGAAATAATCTAACAAATGAGATTGAAGTACATCTCAGTTCTATAGTAACTATCATAGAACCGGTTCTATGCAATCATCTCTCATGAACTTTATAAACTTTAGCATGCAGCCTAATGCAAAAAACCCCccaaaaatatctaatatttccataatttttaatttaattatatatatatatataatttccatggagagagagagagagagatggcgaGGAGCTTGTCCTACATCTCGTCCTCGCAGCTCATCTCCATTGCTCGAAACCCTAGAATTGCAATCATCGATGTCAGGTAATCTCCaagcttcatcttcatcttcatctccatcatcGGATCATCTCACCTTCGCTGTGTTTTGATCTCCATTGTTGAATTTTCAGGGACGAAGAGAGGAACTACGATGCCCACATCGCTGGTTCTCATCACTACGCTAGCGACACGTTCTCGGATCGGATCCCCAGCCTCATCGATGCCGTCAAGGGCAAGGACACGCTTGTATTCCATTGCGCGCTCAGTCAGGTTTGCTTGCCTTTGATATACTTTGAATTTGCAATCGAATGGTTTAATTtcagtttttattgtttgtatttgagGAATTTTTGGTTTGGTTGtcttttttcatgatttggATGATTCATTCAATGTTGATTGCTAGGGTTTTGGCTGAAAAATTCATCCTTTTCTATTAATCCTGATGAAGTTCCATCATTTTCGAAGGTTTTCTTGCTGAAGAGAATATTTTAAAACTCTCTTGATTAGGGTTTATAAAATCTAGTTCTTTGAAAATTTAAGTTCCATTTTAGTAATCCAGGACttggattttgttttataatttatatcgATGCTCTAATATTGGTTGTCGAAAACTCTGGATTTCTGTTACttgttttttaagaaattttagtTTGACAGGATGTAAATCTTCTTCCATTCAAATGATTCATGCTGAAATTCGCCATACCGTGTTTTATCAAAAGTTTTGGAGCCCTGAATGGGAATGTGGTGTttgtgtaatttattttattgagacAAAATTTAGTgattaaacatgaattacatGATAGTGCAGAGGAGAGGAGATATTTTATCGTCTAATAATCATGGGCTCTCGTAAAAGGTATCATCTATGTTTGAATAAGATAATTTGGAGTTCTTTATTCCAAGCTATGAAGTTTCTCTTGATTGTTAAAGGATGAATGCTAAGTTTCCATTTGAATGACCATTTTTATATCTTTGTCTCCTCTAAAATCTTTCTTGTAGGAATTAGGGCTAATGGAAAGAAGTATGTTGTATGTTCATTGGGTTCACATGACTATTTTCTCTTGTAAACTTCttttcatcttgtattttgccTTGCATGGATTTTGTTAGGATCTTCccatttcttatgttttttttttttgggaagatttCTGAGTGATATGTTTAAGTGGAAGCAAAAAAGATTCATGTGACAGAAAATAGAAGGATTGTGCATCGTATCTGGCATTATGGGagctagttatttatttatttgtttcatatgTTTAGTTGTATCATTTGAGCTCCTTGAAAATCATGCTGCTTTTTGTCGTTTTGTCATTATTTGTCGTTTTTAACACTTACCTGTCTGAAGTGGTTTTCTATTTTACTGATCCATGTTTTGATGCCCAATGAATCTGCTACTGTCTCTTGAGAAAGTCAGTAATGTGTTTGGTAATTGTAGATAATCTTTTCATGCAAGAAATGCAATTGCTATTTTTGCTATTTGGCCATTTACTGCTCTGCCCAATGTGCCCATTCATACTAATAGTGGCAAACTTTTCTAACTTTTATGCAAATAGAACTAATATCCTATTAAACAATCTTCATTTACCCAGTCAAAAGGAAAGATATATCATTGTGCGTGCATGTGTGTTTTCATCTATGTAAGCTATGAATTGTTTCTGTCAATTGTTTACTTGGTGCCTATTGTCAAGTAATTCATTTAGATGTTAAATTCATGCacttcaccatttttttttatcttgctaTCTCTTGTCATATTCACAACTGTGACTATATCTTCACTATTTtgttctgtttataaataaatttcaccGGTTACAACTGTTTAATGTGCATGTCTCTCCTTGCATTTCATAAATCAAGTTCATTTTGTAGATAAGAGGACCAACTTGCGCTCGCACGCTTCTGAATTATCTATCTGAAACTAAAGAGGGTTCAGAAATTAAGAATGTTATGGTTTTGGAGCGCGGCTTCAATGGATGGGAAGCTTCGGGCAGGCCTGTTTGTCGTTGTTCTGACATTCCCTGCAAAGGTGAAAGTTCTTAAATTTCACAACAAtcatattagaaataaaacacGACGAACCATTATATTACTGAATTGTTGTTCTTCATCATATAGTGTACCATTTATAAAAACAAGCATGCCACTCAATTATTACTATAGTTCTGGATGATGATTCTGCTTGACTTTTTCCATCATCAGTTGAAATACTTAATAGAAGTTTCGAATTTTTCTAGAGAACATGTGTATGtgtatttaaagttttattaccGATTATAGATAAAATTCTTGCGAACACTGGAAAGTTTCGcaattttatcatgtttttttttatttgattatttttcctcttttgattgattgaatttgAAGGTTACTTAATCTCATGATATTTATGATCATATAAAATACAGGCTAATGAAAAATTTAGGCTTGAATACTGGTTTTATTGTTAGTGATCAGTGTATGATTGTTTATTATGCACTTGTATGACAAATAAAATACTTAAGattaaaaaactcattttaatGCCTAATAAGGTCATTAATCCGTGTGTTATGATTGTATATATGTAAGGGAAAATTGTGTATGAGTCCCTGGATTCTTTTTAAATGGTAATGAAGTCCCTCTGTTTTTTCCCATTCTTTTTCCTCCCTTGTATTGCAAAAAGTCCTGGGTAATCCTTGTTAAATCATTAactattaaaaaagaaaataaattgcattataattattttgaattaaaagaaTTACTTAGAACTTATATATGTTCATTTTGATCATATAATCCtctgacttatttatttatttttattttgtgaattttttttacatcttATATGTGCTctcaatattttaatatttaatttatatttaaaaaataattattttgataatctGCATGGTTTATGGATTTGATAAATTTGAACAGCAAGAGAATGTATAGAGTTGGGAAGAcctatttctttttaaaaataaaaaaataagactgTTATCAATGTCTTGGGAAGTATATAATTTATGACAATCAAATATGGTTCccttagtatatatatatattatatatatatataagcagtAAGCAGGACCCACATGGGGGCTAAACATCTGGCTAGCCAGGAAAAGCTTTAGTAAAGTAACCGTGtcgataatatttttatatgaatattaatgtttaataatattttgtttgctGTTTAGCCTAATATGAAATGGGTATGTCTTGAGTGGTTTATGGGAGTTGAATGACATGGGAGTCACCATGGTTCAAATCCTAGCAGAGATCTGATGTAAagctttttaataatttttaataattaaaaacatggttttctttcaaaaaattgtggaaattttaaaattatataacaaaaataatgatctaAACTTTATGACTTTtaataatcaagaaaaaattaaattaataatgtggCATTGAaaatcttatttaaaaattagtaattttaagtttaaataaagtttgaaaaattgtCTAAAACATCCCTCACAATTATATTGATTTTAACCCCTTTACTCGATGAGCTTTTGGTTTCTATCACTGCTAGTGGTATCGTAGGAGAGATATGCTGGTTGAATTAAAAACTCGAAAAATTAAAAGGTGATGAATATGAGTAATATCGACTTTTGATTTAAAAGCTGACTAAATTCGAGTCCGCCACTGTATATAAGTAATTAAAAGTCTCAACAAGTGGTATATAGTGTATACGTGGTTGGGCTATGGATGAGAAAAGGGTGCTTATCTAGTTTGTACTAAGtcaaagagagaaagaagcaCATGAGTCTTTTCAGTGAATAATAAGCAAATCTTCATAGAAAGAGATGGCTTGCTTCATTCATTtcactcctttttttttttatggtttcaaattgtcttcttttcttttttttgtaatatttttattttattttatttttttatatataattccttgcaaaaattatgtttgttgggttatccttcttgaatttgttaataagaatatatatatacatataaatttcttggttattcacatgaatttgaaaatattgtaaTTGTTTGTATATATGAAAACCTAGAAACACTTGCTTATATAcactttaaatataaaattattattattattttttctatcagTATACAAGTGATTATATCATTTAATATGATGGTTAGTATTTCATCTCAATTTGGAAGCCGAGAAATATTGAAAagttgtatataatatatatatatatatatacatgcgaATACATCAACGGCCGGTGCCTAAATGTTATACCTGCTCAAAAAATGAGTAGTTGGGtggtaattaaattattattgtgaTCGTGATctgataatttaaattaaattactataaattttattttttagattaaattattataaattttatttttcaatgtgtTACTATTTATAAAGATGATAATATTATTCACATGCAAAGTGCATCACCAACAGTTTTTTCACATTTTACTGTTTTACACTTTTCAAtgtattactatttataaaaaaataataatattattcacaTGCAAAATGCATCACCAACTGTTGACAGATAACACtctatatatttcttctttcattttaataaacatttatttaatatatatatatattaaacaaagttttcctttcatttttaatcaacatttatttaaaaatggcTCATATTATGCACATTTATCATAAGTAATCTTTATGTCAAATCAAGTAAAGACAGTGTGTCAAATGATATCCTcacttatatttatatttaaagtttctaaaatatatttttgttattttagataaaaataaaaccgagtttagattttttattttattttattttatgtttttttagatatttaaagtttatagttttttttacagCATTAGTTTGTATTCCTTTTTTCTACATAGTTATGTGTAGTTATTcaataattctttaaaaataatttttttgaatttttttaaaattaaataatttatttttgagtaTCCCTTtgtcaattcatttttttaatttaccttggttttaatttttgaaaaaaaaattgtatttacaTCCCCTGCAAAGTATGTAATTATAGAGATATCCCATAAAACCATATTGCCTTAAAAACTATTGAATGATTTGTTTAAGATtattttattctaaatattgacaaaaatcaatgtttttattgagctatatatatgtaaatattaaatttttttttattaaggtataaatttaagaaaaggtgcacaaacaaaaagaaaaaaaaaaatgtttaagtgTCATCTTTCATTTTCTATTCCAAGTAGTGGCCCTCTTGAAGGTGACTTTTACTCCATGGATAGGAAGTGGGTAAGTGGGAAAATTATGGGAAATTAAGTGGATTAAGTGGGCTTAGTTGGAGATGATGACATAtttaaattgagttttttttaaccTTTGACCTCCCTCATAGAAATCTAGTGCTTTAATTTGGGCGATTGTTGTGTGGTTTATCTTTatcctttatttatatttaaattaagttttttttaatttttaacctcTCACACAGAAGTCAAATGTTTTAACCGCTAAGCTGGATGTGgtggtttatttttatctcttatttaagaagttttttttaacttatatttGCATTTCAACCTCGTTagaataaaacaattttatgaCTCTAGTTAAAAAATCTAGGtggataaaatattatttaatcgGAGATGATGCCATATTTGAGCCTCTTCTTCCATTTGTACTacattttaattcatttttcccccttattttatttttcaagttatatttttatttcaaactaTAAGTTGATGTTGATTTACATTCAAATCATTTTGTAACATCTGTTCCAACAACTATAATTACAGTATGTGTTACCATTTGATAATCAAATTTAGTACTGAATCATTACTTATTTAGTTGTGAAAAACTAAGTTAACAACAATAgcgaaaaaaatacaaatttacaTTAAAACTTTATTATAAAACCTTATTATGGTAAAACATAGAAAATGATTACACCATATTGAAAATTAAGGATAATGATGGTgacttaattaaccaaaatcaatttattataataaaaccctaaaatatgtttaaatatgcATTAGATTAATTACAAATTGAGTTTACTTGGATTCAATTTGAGTTATAACCTGactctactattttttaaatatgaatatttaaaTTCTTTGAATAGATTCATATCATCGGAATGGAGTTTTTGCACTTCATTTATCCCCATTTCATAACCCACAgctaattctgaaaaaaaaaatttcataattcaaaaaaatcacatcaaagTTTTTTCAGGTGAAATTTTGATGGAGTATagaaaaaatctttgatgaacaTAAGTCATTTTCATGTCggttgtaattaattataattaattaaaagccgCCATAGATAATGACTTtggattaagaaaataatttaaatttaataataatccaCCAATGTATGAGAACATAGTTAATGAATCAAGTTGTTGATTATGACCACCACTTTAGTCATTAAACATGCAATTGCTTAAACTTTGTTCATACTTaggattgttttttttattaatattattttattaattttttaatattgattttgaTGCCAATTTATCAAGATATTTACATGAAGCTTAagctcaattttttaattattttttattaaaataaatattttttatattactctCATTCTTGACTTGACTTTTTTTATGTGttaattatattttggattgccatcatatatttttttaaatatgtttataattgAACCGACATAATTCAAtcggttaattttttatttttaaatttagtaccatcatattattttatataaaaaaatatatttattcaaatatggtTTTAGCCtgtgaaaaacaaattaaaaccaattaaaacCAATTAATTGAACTTATAATATAcaatgaattttataaatacataatttatatttttatcaaactaCGTTAAAAAGTTATTGTGCCTATAAtactttgtttatatttataaatacatacttataaattgattttattttaaaattaatatattcttttttatataaagttttatatttattttgttgcttaataaattaaagaaacatatgtGGAGTTcaatattaatcaattaaatcaaTTACACAGTTATTTTTTCac
It encodes:
- the LOC120275208 gene encoding arsenate reductase 2.2; the protein is MARSLSYISSSQLISIARNPRIAIIDVRDEERNYDAHIAGSHHYASDTFSDRIPSLIDAVKGKDTLVFHCALSQIRGPTCARTLLNYLSETKEGSEIKNVMVLERGFNGWEASGRPVCRCSDIPCKGESS